CGGGGGCGGCTATCTGGCTAGGGATATGGAGGGAAAAAATCAGGGGTTACCGCTTGAGGGCCAACAACTCTTCCAGCATGCCGTCGGAGACGGTCACGATGCGGGAGTTGGCCTGGAAGCCCCGTTGAGTGGCAATCATCTGGACAAATTCACCGGCCATGTCCACGTTGGATTGCTCCAGGGCATAGGAGATGATGCTCCCCAGACGACCACTCTCAGGCTCGCTCACCCGGGGAACCCCGGAAGTGTTGGTTTCGCCAAAAAGATTGGAACCCACCTGATCCAGGTTCATCTCATTATCAAAGTCCACCAGGGAGATCTGATAAAGGGATTTGGACTCACCGTTGGTGTAAACACCGACGATGGAGCCATCCGAATTGACGGAGATGGAATCCAGGAAACCCGTGGGATAGCCGTCCGGGTCGAGGCTCAGGGTGGTGGAATCGGTGGCATACTGCACGGTGCCCAGGCGACCGGTGTTATCGTCAACGCTACCGGTGGTGGATGTCAGCGTAAAGCTCATGTCGGTGACATCGGCCTTCATATAGTCGTTGGTGGAGTCACCGTAGCTGTCCAAAGCATCTCCGAAGTCAAAGAGAATGTCCTGGGCTTCTGATCCATCAAAAGTGATGGAGAGGGGTACGGAACCTTCTGTCAGCAGATAACCGGACGTATCGAAGGTCAGGGTACCGGGGGTGTAGGTGGCGCTGGTGGCGTCTGCCGTGGTGGGCTGGGCGATTTCGGTATAATCACCGGTGCCGGTGGCTCCTTCCAGCTCTTCGGTGGGGGCAACCAGGTGCCACTCCCACTCGTTGTCGTCGATTTTGCGGAAATGAACCAACAGGGTATGGCGCTCCCCCTGGGCATCATAAACCGGCACCGAGGTCTGGAAGTTGTAGCTCTCCGGATCGTTGGGATCATAAGGATAGGTGGTGTCGGAAATAATTTCTGCCGTGGAATCGAGATTCAATTCCAACTCTACCAGGTTGGTCTGCCGGGGTTCGGCGGTCTGATAGGCGGAAAGATCGATATCGGTGGTGCCACCGGTGGCCAAGCCGCTCTCATCCAGAGCCCAGCCCTGGAGAATCATGCCGCTGTTGGTCACCAGATTGCCGTTCAGGTCCAGCATGAAATCACCAGCCCGGGTGTAATAATAGCCATCCGATCCAGTGGAAGAGCTGGCATCGTCCCGGACCATGAAAAAGCCCTGGCCGTCGATGGCCAGATCGGTCGCGCTGGTGGTGGAACTGAAAGAACCCTGGGTCATATCCTGATCCACGGCGGCAAGCGCCACTCCGGTTCCCACCTGGTTGGCGGAATTGGCGCCGGATCTACCCACGGTCTGGATCAAGACATCCTCAAAGGTGGTCCGACTTCCCTTGAAGGCCGTGGTGTTGGCGTTGGCCAGGTTGTTACCGATGACGGTCATCGCTTCGCTCAGGTTCGTCAAAGCGCTTGATCCAGCGTACATTGCTTGCAAAATGGACATTTATGCTCTCCCAAAAAGTCGACCGCCCGTTTCCCGGGTTCAGTCGTCCGTCTTTTCTATCTAGCCGTCTGCCTCTTCTACCCGGCGAATGTCTTCAAAAGCGACTGCGTATCCATCAATATCCAGAACCGGACCGGAGTCGTCATTGATGACCCCCGTCACCCGTCCGGATTGCAGTGTTGTGATCTTGCTGGTATCCCCATTTTCCATCCAGGCGGCAAAGGTGTAGCTGCCGTCCGAAAGCAGCGGGTCATCGATGGCCAGGGTCCACTCGCCGACACCATACTCTTCAGGGGCCAGCTCCATCGCCAG
This sequence is a window from Magnetococcales bacterium. Protein-coding genes within it:
- a CDS encoding flagellar hook protein FlgE, which gives rise to MSILQAMYAGSSALTNLSEAMTVIGNNLANANTTAFKGSRTTFEDVLIQTVGRSGANSANQVGTGVALAAVDQDMTQGSFSSTTSATDLAIDGQGFFMVRDDASSSTGSDGYYYTRAGDFMLDLNGNLVTNSGMILQGWALDESGLATGGTTDIDLSAYQTAEPRQTNLVELELNLDSTAEIISDTTYPYDPNDPESYNFQTSVPVYDAQGERHTLLVHFRKIDDNEWEWHLVAPTEELEGATGTGDYTEIAQPTTADATSATYTPGTLTFDTSGYLLTEGSVPLSITFDGSEAQDILFDFGDALDSYGDSTNDYMKADVTDMSFTLTSTTGSVDDNTGRLGTVQYATDSTTLSLDPDGYPTGFLDSISVNSDGSIVGVYTNGESKSLYQISLVDFDNEMNLDQVGSNLFGETNTSGVPRVSEPESGRLGSIISYALEQSNVDMAGEFVQMIATQRGFQANSRIVTVSDGMLEELLALKR